The genomic window TGACACTTCTTTTGCTAAAGGAAAAATACTCCAAACAACACAGGGAAAGCCAATGGGCTGTAGGaaatttgtatttacatttatgACATTTCCTTCTCTTACATTTGTCTCTTTCTGTGTACTAGGTATCGTTTAGCTCCTGAACACAAATACCCTGCTGCGTATGAAGACTGTCTTAATGCCACCATACACTTCATGAAGAATATAGAGCTCTATGGCGTGGATCCCGCCAATGTAATTGTCTGCGGGGACAGTGCTGGGGGCAATCTAGCAGCTGCTGTTAGCCAGACCCTTGCAGGTAGATCAGACCTCCCCAAACTACGTGCTCAGATCTTGATCTACCCAGGCCTTCAGGCGCTGGACTTCAATTTACCATCCTATCAGCAGAATCGGGGAGTCCCTCTCTTATTCCGAGAACGTGCCGCTTTCTACATGTTACACTACCTAAATGGGAATGCATCAAATCTGGAAGAGGTCTTGGAGGGTTCCCATATTCCTAtagatattaaattaaattataggAAGTGGGTGAGTCCAGATAACATCCCCGAAAAATTTAAGGTCAGAGGCTACAAACCACATGTGCTACTTGACTGTACAACCGAAGTTTATGAGACCGTGAAAAGATTCTGTGAGCCCAACCTGTGCCCGCTGTTAGCTGAAGATGCTCTTATTCAGCAGCTGCCTGAGACTTTCACGTTGACTTGTGAGTATGATGTGCTGAGGGATGACGGCTTGCTTTACAAGAAGAGATTGGAGGACAACGGTGTTCGAGTGACCTGGTACCACCTTGAGGATGGATTATCATAAGCCTATATGATTATTGCGGTTTCTCATTTCCAGCTGGGGAAAGGGGATTGGACAGCATTGTTAAATTCATAAAAGGCCTGTAAAACCAACTTTCCCTCTTTATGCTTCTCCCACTAATGTCTCCGTTTAGGCTTCCAAACCTCAGGTAGTACTTGTCAGCAAAAATTTTATACCCTTTGATGTGTAACATACCAATTTTGATATTAATGAACTTCAAGTACTGTCTGAACACTGGTCTTTGTCCTCATGAGACTATTGACAGTTCAGTCtttacagtttaaatattttccacGTGCTGTGTTTCAATCCCTTTTCTTTCAAATCAGCATCTGATTGATTCCTTCTATTTAATTACCAGATCATTTACATCTCTGTAAATAATGTCTGTGGAATAATTTGGATGAAATAGCTCCTGTGAATTACAGTCGGGATCTTTGTGATGTCCATTTGGTAAGTTCCAAAGCACAACTTTATTTAGCTAGAAACTACCAGTTAGGTACATAGTGAGCTGGAGGGAAGAGTCAGAGGAAAGCTCTGGAAAAACAGGCAGAGATCAAGGTCTCAGTGGGAGATTGGACGTACACTCAGAGGGCATGGCAGAACCACGTCCGCAAGAGCAGTAGTACAAGGCCCAAGTTAATTGGGGACACCTTGCTGGAGGCAAGTAAGGGCTGCCCTGATTTTGAAATAACTATAGCTCTACAACCTCCTATTTAATTTTGGGATGTCTCCATTGTGCCCACTGAAGCTCAAGGTGAGAGATACTGGTTGAGAGGGAACACTTCTATCAGGTTTTAGAAAGACAGTAAGGGTCAGTGAACTGTGCTCTTGATCTATGTATACTGGAAGGTTTAGCTTAAAGAGCGAGAAGATATGAACCAAAATGCTTTCATGTTCTTTCAGAGACTGGCTCCCcagcattatttttttagaatttgTGCTGTGATGTTTCTCCATGTTTTGAGTTTTCCTTGCAGAGCAAGGCAGTGTATTCCTCGACATGATGCTTCATTATACCCTGCtgatgaaagcaaggaaaaacagTAGTGAGCCTACTCAAAGCAGTAAGACTGAGGAAATGAAAATCctaacgagaaaaaaaaaaaaaaaaaaaaaaaaatcccacgaCAGGAAATCAGAATTTTTTCCAGAAACAAACGCTGTCTTCCGCTTAGATTTCACAGTGCAAATGCCGCCCTTCCTTTAGCTTCCTGCAGGCTGCCGTTAGACAAAGAATCCCTAACCTTAAGGACAAACGACCTGGAGGTGAATCCGTCAGGAAGGCAGGTGCCCTGCAGCCCGCTGCAGGTTGTCCGGCTCTCCCGAAACGGCTGTACCGGCCCCGCAGCCCGAACGCCAGGCTCTCTCCGAGCGCCTGCCCCGAGCGCCCCCGAGGCTGCCCGCGCAGGTCACGCACTGCCTCCTTGAACCGAGATTACACCGCGCCTCAAGCCGGCAGCGCGGCCTCCCCCCCGGTGCTCGCTGGCCGCCCGCACCATGACCTCGGCGGCGGCTTTGCAGAGCTGTCACAAACGGACCGTGAcgccgccggcccgggccgcgGTCGCGgcgccgaggggggggggggcgggcgggcggccgctgccgggccccgccgcgggccggggagccccgcggggccgccgccgggccaTGGCGCTGCTgcccgcgctgctgctgctgctcctgcccctggCGGCGCTGGCGCTGGCGCTGGCCACGGTCCTCCTCGGCCTCCCCAGCTACGACATCCCGCCCGGGGTGAATCAGCCCGCCAAGCTGCGCCTGGTCCTGGCCGTCCTGCTCAGCACGGCCGCCCTGGTGAGTCGCGCCCCGCAACGCCGCGCTCATCGTTTCGGGGGGCGGGGGAGTGTTTCCACCCGAGCCGGCGGGGGGTGGAtgatggggagcgggctggggagGCTACAGGGTTTCGCAGGtccacacaccacacccccccccccccacacgcCGCAGCCGCCCGGGCCGGGGTCCCCCGCGGCGAGGGTGGGCAGCCGCCGCCCGCCAGCGGGTTGCGTGAAacccgggccggccccggcgaGCCCCGGCCCACGGACTGCGctaggaaggaagaaaacccccaacctcaacaaaaccaaccaagcaaaaaaaaaaaaagaaagaaaaaaaaaaaaaaaaaaaagagcctggaTTAAGATCCGCATGCCCCTGCCGCCCTCATGTGATGCTTGCGGCTCCACATCGTGGGGAGAGTGCTGCGGGGGAGCACCCTCAATCAGGCCGCTCGCTGCTCCCGTCGTGGGCAAAACCCATTTCCCGTTCAGAAGTAGCATGCTAGGGCTTGTTAGCAGAGATTGCCAAACGGCGGTGCTGATTTAAGTGTCGAATTCAGAGCTGAGCTGGTGTTTTGGCTGATAACTGCCCTCAGCTTTAGGCGAAGTCACCTTGCACAAAGAAAACTACAGCCCTTCAACTGCTCCTGCCATGGTTGACGTTTATGGTACAAAATCCGGTTAGGGCTGCTTTACTTAATCCCTGGGCTCCCTTTTACAGCATTGCATAAACAGCATTAGAGCTCTCCTAAACGCTTCCTCTGTCACTTGCcgtatcttttaatttttttaaatcttcagttttCTCCTTCACTCCTTTAGCCACAACGTCGCGTTTGCTATCACGCAGaccttgtttgttttcctccacACAGTTTCTTACGCCGTTGACATCCTCTTGAAATTTACTGGCAAAGCTACCTAGCTCTCCTGGATCCCACTAGCTCATGACAGCAAAGGAATGGATAAAGACAGACCCGCATTGGGCATTTAAAATTGGGATCTTGTTTAGTAATGCAACTGTAACAGTCTATTTGTTTAATTCCATTAATTTGGTTCCCAACTTCTTGTTTGCTCATTTACTACATCAGATTTATATTCTAGCTTGCAAGATCACTGCAAGAGCATTGGGAAAGGAAGCTTCTTGATTTTGCTCGGTAAATCTGTTGtgcaaataaaaagcagtaactaACTTGCACAACACAACTCAGCACTTAAGGTTTGCAAATTCACTGAGTTTTATGATCTAATTCAGGAATATTAGCTTATGCAATGAAGAACCATTAAAGCTTATATTGGTGTTTCTATATATGACATTTCATTGTTGTTATCAAGTATAAATGAAACAAGGATGAGCACAAAGTGTGCACAGGACACTACTGACAATTAAAATGTATACTCCAAGACAGCCAATTTGGATGGCCTATATAAAATTTCTGATGTGTTATTAGAATGACACTGGATTTGAGCAATGGAGGTAAATTTTTTACAATCTGTAGGGTGTGAGAACATGGGAAAATTGGTTTTCTCGAATCAGAGAGCTTTATTTTTATCGGACAACAGGGGTCACATCGCTGTGTGTGAAGCCTAGATTTTTCAGTCTGATTCTTCAGATTCCAGCTGGTATGATAAAAGTAGAACTTCTCCTTCTTCGTAAAACTAACCTAGGCAACCTTAAAACAAATGCTGCTTTCTGACTCTATCCTGGGATGTCTCTTAGGAGACTTaggactttcttttctttcttaggaCTGGGCATTCCTATCAAGAAAACCATCTGTGAAGTTACTTTTCCTCACTGTTTTCCACTGGTTTATTAAGGCAAAAACCAAGGACTAAACAACCTATTAGAACGAACTCACCTATCAGTACTCAGTATAGAGGAAACCATTCAGAGAGTCTTTGGGAAACGCTTGCATAGCCATTATCCTCCTCTATGAACGGTCCTCACGGTAGTTACTCTAACTACTTGTGCTGTTATTATTATATCTCCTTTAGCATATTTATATTTTACAAcattaccacttttttttttttttttgtaagctctgtgtttctttaaaatttcccTCAAACACAGTTCAATGTAAGTATGACGCAGAGTTTTTATACCTCAGCTAACTCAAGACTTTTAAAGAAGCCTTAATTTCTTTTACCTTTAACAGGGAAAGATTTTGGAGAAGACTGGACTTTGCAGTCAAATCACTTTTGGCCGATACGTGCGACAGGGACGGAAACTAGGGGTGGATCCAAAGCTCTTCATCCAGGATTTGCAGTTTAACAAAGTACCTGTGAGGGTTTATCAGCCTAAAGCTACCTCTGATGGGCGAAGGAGAGGTATCATCTTCTTTCACGGAGGAGGCTGGGTATTTGGAAGTCTTGGTAAGATATTTGCTGGAGGAATAATAGTAATGTAGAAAGAACATTCTCATCGttttataaaactgaaataagagGAGGTTTCAGCATGTGATTTGGGAGGAGGTCTGAAGACAAATACCTGCCTTTCTGGAATGAACATTCCTTAGCTATCTCAAAGATCAGGGCAATAGCAAACcactaatgaaaatatttcttttccagataCCTATGAAAAAGTATGCCGCTACATATCCAGAGAAAGTGAATCGGTAGTTGTATCTGTTCAGTAAGTGAACCCTACCCAGTTCTGTTGTTTGGAGATTATTGTTGCTGTAGTGCCACAGAAAAGCTGCACTGGTTTTGGAGATGTTCTTTTTTGCAGAGATATTTCTAAAGAATTCAGTGAAGTCCATAAGGAGACAAAGAGTGTTAATGGAGATTTCATAGCTCTTAACTGTTCATGCCCTGATATACTCAAAAAGACCCAAATGGAAATATTTGGCACACTAAGAAAATCTATAAAAGCCCATCAAAAACTTAagtaaaaaaagtcttccttgtGCTGAACATATGAACATGTTATTACATGATGCTCCAAAGAATTGTGATTTatagaaaaagagagaataatCACACAGTATTACTCCCATTTTACACATGGGAAGCAGAGGcacaaaattattaaattatctTGTCAAGAATACACAGGGAGTTTTCAGCATGACTAAGAAATGTACAAAGTCTCAGTCAGACTCTTAACCAGAAGACAATCCTACTTTACTGAGTCCTTGTGACTGAATACACAATTTACAGCTTATCCACAATCACTAACTGAGGAATGCCTGCTTAGGAGGTAATGAATATCCTAACCTAGAGGAAAAATACCCCTAAATTATAGTGCTTTAAGACAGCATAGGATACCATTTCCTGATTAATACTAATGACATTTCCTTCTCTTACATTTGTCTCTTTCTGTGTACTAGGTATCGTTTAGCTCCTGAACACAAATACCCTGCTGCGTATGAAGACTGTCTTAATGCCACCATACACTTTATGAAGAATATAGAGCTCTATGGCGTGGATCCCGCCAATGTAATTGTCTGCGGGGACAGTGCTGGGGGCAATCTAGCAGCTGCTGTTAGCCAGACCCTTGCAGGTAGATCAGACCTCCCCAAACTACGTGCTCAGATCTTGATCTACCCAGGCCTTCAGGCACTGGACTTCAATTTACCATCTTATCATCAAAATCGAGGAGTCCCTCTCTTATTCCGAGAACGTGCCGCTTTCTTTGCTTTGCAGTACTTAAATGGGGATGCGCTGCATATGCAAGAGGTCTTGGAGGGCTCTCATATTCCTCCAGATATGAGGCTGAAGTACAGGAAGTGGGTGAGTCCAGATAACATCCCTGAAAAATTTAAAGTCAGAGGTGTGAAGCCACTTAGGCCCACTGATTTTATAGCTGAAGTTTATGAGACAGTGAAAAGATTCTGTGAGCCCAACCTGTGTCCGCTGTTAGCCGAAGATGCTATTGTTCACCAGCTGCCCGAGTCTTTCATCTTGACCTGTGAGTATGATGTGCTGAGGGATGACGGCTTGCTTTACAAGAAGAGATTGGAGGACAACGGTGTTCGAGTGACCTGGTACCACCTCGAGGATGGATTCCACGGAATCATAAGCCTATATGATTATTGCGGTTTCTCATTTCCAGCTGGGAAAAGGGGATTGGACAGTGTTGTTAACTTCCTAAAAAGCTTATAGTAAACATCTTAGATTCCACGAGTCTGTTCATGCCTCAACCTAGGAAAATATCTTTTTAGGATATTTAATATCAGGTGATGGGTAGTCAATCAAGGGCAGACATTAACAATGATAAACAAGGCTCATCAGAACCTCATTCCAGCTGTTAGTTGGAACGTGGAATATGCAAACCTTATACAAGCTTGTACCATGCTGCAAGCCCTTATCTTT from Accipiter gentilis chromosome 1, bAccGen1.1, whole genome shotgun sequence includes these protein-coding regions:
- the LOC126043237 gene encoding arylacetamide deacetylase-like 4: MISTSAIGKILEKTEACSQIAFTRYVRSGRKPGPDPQLSMRDARFGRVPGRVYRPRAPSAGLRAGAIFCHGGGWLYCSFGRAGRICRQVGRESKSMVVSVGYRLAPEHKYPAAYEDCLNATIHFMKNIELYGVDPANVIVCGDSAGGNLAAAVSQTLAGRSDLPKLRAQILIYPGLQALDFNLPSYQQNRGVPLLFRERAAFYMLHYLNGNASNLEEVLEGSHIPIDIKLNYRKWVSPDNIPEKFKVRGYKPHVLLDCTTEVYETVKRFCEPNLCPLLAEDALIQQLPETFTLTCEYDVLRDDGLLYKKRLEDNGVRVTWYHLEDGLS
- the LOC126043164 gene encoding arylacetamide deacetylase-like 4, translating into MALLPALLLLLLPLAALALALATVLLGLPSYDIPPGVNQPAKLRLVLAVLLSTAALGKILEKTGLCSQITFGRYVRQGRKLGVDPKLFIQDLQFNKVPVRVYQPKATSDGRRRGIIFFHGGGWVFGSLDTYEKVCRYISRESESVVVSVQYRLAPEHKYPAAYEDCLNATIHFMKNIELYGVDPANVIVCGDSAGGNLAAAVSQTLAGRSDLPKLRAQILIYPGLQALDFNLPSYHQNRGVPLLFRERAAFFALQYLNGDALHMQEVLEGSHIPPDMRLKYRKWVSPDNIPEKFKVRGVKPLRPTDFIAEVYETVKRFCEPNLCPLLAEDAIVHQLPESFILTCEYDVLRDDGLLYKKRLEDNGVRVTWYHLEDGFHGIISLYDYCGFSFPAGKRGLDSVVNFLKSL